A stretch of the Nicotiana tabacum cultivar K326 chromosome 6, ASM71507v2, whole genome shotgun sequence genome encodes the following:
- the LOC107771752 gene encoding protein CHUP1, chloroplastic-like, whose translation MLLQYEDSPREYRIVEMVNHDQEIKSLKNIVKTLEEREKNLEIQLLEYYGLKEQETAIMELQNQLKINNMEAKLFDLKIESLSADKLRLEAQVADYAKVVSELDAAKVKIKQLKKKLRSEADHSKEQILTLQEKVMKLHDEEKKAVEAESDVQLKLRKLKDLENQADELKKSNHSLRKENSELAHRLESVQIIAASVLEDEETEALKEETLRLRKQNEDLAKEVDRLQADRCNDAEELVYLRWINACLRYELRNLQPVAGKTIARDLSKTLSPKSEEKAKQLILEYANKESQGEREISVTDFDSDWSSSQTSFFTDSGEFDDTSTDKSSPRKTSGKKKVFSKLMRLVRGKDRHLSRSSSMDMVHNVEDNVARHSSYSPGYSSGSSKQFLELHSASQSSRSDKGENNNYSIDSTRNSDGGSSSGSGRLDYISNRLTDSPQENISKDESEKVQKTDIVKYAEVLKGSRSKAGFCRRSASVSSFFGDVSLVGITRFK comes from the exons ATGCTGTTGCAGTATGAAGATTCACCTAGAGAATATAGAATTGTTGAAATGGTTAACCATGATCAAGAGATTAAGAGCCTGAAAAATATTGTTAAAACTctcgaagagagagagaagaatcTCGAAATCCAATTGCTGGAGTATTACGGTCTTAAGGAGCAAGAAACTGCTATCATGGAGCttcaaaatcaactaaaaatAAACAATATGGAAGCCAAGCTTTTTGATCTCAAGATTGAGTCATTGAGCGCAGATAAGTTGAGGTTAGAGGCTCAAGTGGCCGATTATGCAAAAGTTGTTTCTGAACTCGATGCTGCAAAAGTCAAGATAAAGCAACTCAAAAAGAAACTGAGATCAGAAGCTGATCACAGTAAGGAACAGATTTTAACCCTTCAAGAAAAAGTTATGAAGTTGCACGACGAGGAAAAGAAGGCCGTTGAAGCTGAATCTGATGTCCAGTTAAAGCTCCGAAAACTCAAGGATTTGGAGAATCAGGCTGATGAGTTAAAGAAATCTAATCAcagtttaagaaaagaaaattcaGAACTGGCTCATAGATTAGAATCTGTCCAGATCATTGCTGCTTCTGTGTTGGAAGATGAAGAA ACAGAAGCACTGAAGGAAGAAACTCTACGGTTGAGAAAGCAAAATGAAGATTTAGCGAAGGAAGTTGACCGGCTTCAAGCAGATCGGTGCAATGATGCTGAGGAACTAGTCTATCTCCGATGGATAAATGCTTGCTTGCGGTACGAGCTGAGGAACTTACAGCCTGTTGCAGGAAAAACAATTGCAAGAGACCTCAGTAAAACATTAAGCCCCAAGTCAGAGGAGAAAGCCAAGCAACTAATTCTTGAATATGCAAATAAAGAAAGTCAGGGGGAAAGGGAGATCAGTGTTACTGATTTTGATTCGGATTGGTCATCGTCTCAAACATCCTTTTTTACAGACTCCGGTGAATTTGATGACACTTCTACTGATAAGTCATCACCTCGTAAGACTTCAGGCAAAAAGAAGGTGTTTAGTAAGCTTATGCGATTAGTGCGGGGAAAGGATCGCCATCTTAGTCGGAGTTCTTCCATGGACATGGTGCACAATGTTGAAGATAATGTGGCAAGACATTCTAGTTATTCTCCAGGGTACAGTTCTGGTTCATCCAAACAATTTCTGGAGTTACATTCGGCGTCTCAAAGTTCAAGGAGCGACAAAGGAGAAAATAACAACTATTCGATAGATAGTACGAGAAATAGTGATGGGGGTTCGTCATCAGGCTCTGGAAGATTGGATTATATCTCAAATCGTCTGACTGATTCACCTCAAGAAAATATAAGTAAAGATGAGTCAGAAAAAGTCCAGAAAACCGACATAGTGAAATATGCAGAAGTGTTAAAAGGTTCTCGTTCTAAAGCTGGATTTTGCAGGAGATCAGCATCTGTTAGTTCCTTCTTTGGTGACGTATCTTTGGTGGGTATTACAAGGTTTAAGTAA